In Anoplopoma fimbria isolate UVic2021 breed Golden Eagle Sablefish chromosome 15, Afim_UVic_2022, whole genome shotgun sequence, the genomic window TAAGTGTCTAATCTTAGCAATTCTCACTCACGGTGTAACAAATATAACAATCTAAATTTTGGCTTCAGGCAAACAAGGCCACACTTTAAATACTGCACAAAGAGAGGTGAGTAAATAGGAAATGCTGCAATGAGAGCACAGGGAAAAGGAAGAACTCTGCCCTCTGTTGGCTGAGAGGAGGAACAACAGTCAACTGTTGCTTTAACAGACGGTCACCGCAGACAACCTCCAATTTGTTGAGTTTCCCCAGGACTTCTTTCATCTCCTGTTTAGTTAGATAAAAGATTTAACTTCCAGTCATCCCACTTAGAGGTTATCAGTGACCCCATCCTCCCTTCTGAGGACGGGGGTCGTCAGCGCAGGAGGCAGGAATCAAACCGACCACAGGAGGCTGAGGAGTGACTGACTGCAGCAACAACGGACACTGATAGGGCCTaaaagacagaggaggacagctATGACCTTGAGGAGCACAACTCCTCAGAAATCGAGtctccagagagagaaagagactcaACTCTGtcaacagagagaggaaaatcaTGCTTTAGTAAAAAGAGAGCTGAGATCTAGTTTTAGAGTTGAAGGAATGATGACAGGAAACCCTCATTAATATGACACACTTGACTTTTACAACCTGTGAtggaatatatatacatatatatatatattgatagtAGGTTGATAGTTTCAGTGATGGGAATCTGCTGCCTTCCTCTGACATATGTGAAAGCACATTGAACATATTTAGATTTATGACTGTTggttcaacaaaacaaacatttagctTTCAGTGGGACATTTTTAGttcttttctgacatttgataggccaaacaataacatttaaaaaagctatCGTGCTAATTTGAATACAATCTTCTGTTGCAGCCGAAATGTTCTTGTCACCTTTCAGTGAATTCTGCATATCCTGTTTTGTAGGTATGCTTATGCAGCCTTCTAGACTACACCTTATAAGGCCACCAGATCATATTTAAGGACTTGTTCTCAACTTCTCGAGTTTTAtagaaaaaatagttttcaaCTGCAAAATTTTACCTTAAGTTGAACCTTAAGTGTGCTTTTGCTTGtgtgtgaagttttttttttttttttttttttttttttttttttaaatcactgtagGACAAAAACAGGTTTGCGTTGAACTGCGAGTAAACAGTAgatgaataaatgcattttgtctGCCGACGCTGTGTTAAAAATGATGCCGTTTACTGAAACAGGAACACATCGGACAATATCGCCTGAGAGATTTTTCATTCGGGCAGGAAACAGGTGCCTCCTCCTAAACCTGGAAGGACAACTGCACCGCACAATAACAAGCAAGCACGATACATCTGAGAGTATTAAAGTAAACAACCGCAGAGTGTGAGGCTTCTTGAGGCCAGGCTGCAGTTTGAACCCTGCTGATCCAGTACAGTTCAAATCTGAACGAGGATCTATTTGCTCCAACATCACTGATTATGTTTAAAGTGCGTAATATAGCTCTTTAGATCATTTCACAGctacatgtttttgtatttgcttataaaaaagaaaactgctgtAAAATCCCCTCCTACATCCCTGCTGTAGTTTCTCCTCAGAGCAGAGACGATCGATCTGATCTACTTAATCAGTCAGGGACATGGCCTTTGAACTGCAGACGTGATTTCCAGCGAGTCTTGTcattcccccccctcccttctaGTCGTCACTCCAGGGAGAGATTGCGCCAAACAGCCCCGGCTCGTAAAACTCTTTTCATGTTAAGAACACACCCTGGCTCTTCCCTGACGCAATCCAGAATATCTCAGAAAGtgatatgtgtatatatatatacttttcttAAAGCACGGGTAGATTAACATTGTGGTTCCTAAAGGTCAGGCCCAGATCTGTTTGAAATGAAGATGCTGTATTCAAGCCCAGTATCTGGCCCCCTTTTCTAACTCAAACTACATTCAACATCTCAGTCGAAAAACAACTTCCACGGCTGAGACAAAGCTCTCCACCCCCTGTGTGGCTTCTGTATGGAAAGGGAAGGGGAAAAGGGAATGTtttgcctccctccctccctctctctctctcttctctctctctctccactcctcTTCCCTCACCTCCCCTGGGGCAGCGCTGTGTAGTAATAAACGTCCCCCCATAAATCTCCCCCTCACGCCATcatcccctcctccatctcaaacttttttttcttcttctggttaacagcttcttttctctccccccccccaccataccccccccccccccctccccttgtCTTCTCTATTGCAACCCAACCCTGACATTGACTCTGCACATGGCCCATGGCTGCTCTGTCATGGACTTGGATGGGCGGGAGGGAGATGATGGACCACAATGGATTTGTAAAGGTTTCACTCTCTGCAGCACAGCTCTGCAAACATGGCTGTCACTGGCTGTGGTTGAGTCTGGTGAGCTCACTCGTGTATCGTGTTATCGCCCACCTGATGGAATGACACATGCACATATTCAGCAGCATTATACCTGCCGTGGAGGACGAGGGGGCTGCattgtgagaaaagaaaaagagaagggtTTAATGTGGAAATAACTGTGGTCGGGAAAGAGTTAAAAAGCCCTGGCTGCCTGAATTCACCGGAAAGTCCCATAAGTGACGTTACAGTCCAGCAATTAGGAGTAAATTAATTACAGAGTAGTGGATGGTAGCTGGAACCCTGAGGACAGTGCAGCGCCTCCCAGTAAACAACCCCAGACTGTTTAAGTTCCAGACTGCCataagaaaaagagggaaataaAGTTGTAGCCCagcctacttttttttaaaatcaactgATAGTTTCTTGAACATTTAAGTTAAGACACTGTTCCTCTGACAAAGTTAACAGAACATGAACAGCATGTGTAGTGTACAAAACAAGTCACTTTCATGTATAATCCAATGTCTTTACTCTCCTGATAAACCAATAaacttattgttttattgttgcttATTATAGATATTCAGCTGATTTTACTGCTACGTTGGTCAGAGATACAAAGCCAACGACTGTTCAGTATTCACTCTGCGTGCAACCGTGTAGTAATCTCAAACAAACTGACAACCCACTGAAAGTTTGTCCCTtcagaagaggaaggagaagagaaaaaaaaaaaaaaagttagcagaaaaaaagttacCGCCCAGCACTGCAGGCTCCTCCTGCAAAGGATTATAAAGCAAATGTCGGAGCCTGTGCAGGGCAGAGGGGGAGTTCTGCAGGGCCACAAAAATACACAGGAGCTGCGAACCAGAAACTCAGCAGAACCTGCGCAACTTTTCTAGCAAagcacactttatttttttttgttttttttttgtactactTTTTGAATCAACCCTGGTCGCTGCAAAGATGACCACAGCCGTGGTGTCGCCTTTCTTCGACTTCGAAGTAATGAACAAGGTAGCTTCAAaaacttttttcctctcttttctctctccctccctccctctctccctcctctccccccctgtGAGCAGCAGTGCGTCCGCCGCTGTGGAGGAATGAGGAGCTGCGTGCCCGCGGCCCTCTCCGCCGTGACGCGCCTGTTTTGGAGACTTGTTTGGAGTCGCTTTACGCGTCACTTTTGACTCCAAAGTCCCCCCATGTCTAAACTTTGTCTTAAAGCGTTCATTTCAGTCACACCAGAGTCTTTAAAAGTGAGCCGAAGTCTGCCGGCAACTTCACATTAACTCTTAACAACTGCTCGAATGTTTTAAAGTTTCATATTCAACATGTGCCACGTCAGATAACCCaaaatgtgtagttttgttAACCAGGTGCGGCGGTCATTCAGGCCCTCGCTCTGTTAACGAGGGCAGGTTTTTTgcgccactttttttttttaatactgctCACAAAGCAGCCACATGCTCGCTAATCATTGACTAGATTTATCTCTACTTACTATTGCCCCCATAAAACTTGTTTCTGTGATTAACCGTGCGTAATATTTGTTAACACTAACTGGTTTTTGGAGAGTTTACTTTATGGTTtgcatacattttaatgttttcagtgtCAGATTTCTAATTCACTTATTCTCTTGTTAATGGGTGACTAAACCAGTCCTCTGCTCTAGTGTGTCAGTGCATTTGAAAAAGAGCAGCTTCTCCCTTGTAATTCATTCAGCAGGATGCTTTGCCACCTTCTTTATCTTTCAAATGTTGCAGCCTCTTTTGTGGCCACGAGCAGCCCGGTGGCCTCTCATGTGCTGCTGCTCCATTTACTAAACAGGCACACATTCCTCACTGGGGCAACTTGCCAAACCAGCTGCTGTTCTATAGGCCTGTATCCGCTTATGTTGTCAGAGCCAAAAAGAACACAGTCATGCAAGAGGAgcctgtggatttttttttttttttccctctcctaaAAAGTCAGGACCACACTGTGAGCCTAACCGTGTTGATGCTAATGAAAtgtcttctctgtgtgtctgcagaacaACAAACTGCTCGGCTACAACAACAACCTGGGCTCCCCCCATCCCATGTCTGGCACCAACGTGCCCATCTCCAGCCCCACCGGAGCCCTGCTGGACAGGAAGGCGGTGGGCTCTCCCTCGGTGGGAGGCGTGTACCAGCGGCGGCACTCCGTCAGCAGCACGAAGTTCAGCCAGAACCAGTTTCTGAACAGCCTGAAGGCAGGGGACCACTCCTCATTCATCTCAGGGGTTGGCAATGCCAGCAACAACAAGGAGAACCGCCTGCGAGACCGCTCCTTCTCCGAGACGGGCGAGAGGCTCATCAACAAGTGCCTGGGCCCCGCCAGCCCCACCGGCGGCAGCCAGGTGAACTCCAGCCGCTACAAGACGGAGCTTTGCAGGCCCTTCGAGGAGAACGGCTCCTGCAAGTACGGCGACAAATGCCAGTTTGCTCACGGCATCCATGAACTACGCAGCCTGAGCCGCCACCCCAAATACAAAACCGAGCTGTGCCGCACCTTCCACACCATCGGGTTCTGCCCGTACGGGCCTCGCTGCCATTTCATCCACAACGCCGAGGAGCGCCGCGGACCTCCCCAGCAGTGCTCCCCTCTTAACTCCTCCAACAAGATGGACAGGCCTCGGCTGCAGCACAGCTACAGCTTTGCAGGCTTCTCCAGCTCAGCCGGGCTGAGAGACAGCCCCACCTCCGTCACCCCTCCACCCATGTTCTTCCCTGACGAGGTCCCAGACTGGCCCAGCAGTAACCCCTTCACCTACTCCAGCCAGGAGCTGGCCAACCTGTTCGGGCCCAGCCTCAACGCCGGTCCTCTGGGCACAGAGCCCAACACCCCTGCACCTCCCTCTCCAACCAGCACGCCTTACTATTTCAGACCCATGTTGGAGTCCCCCGGATGTTCGATACTCCATCCAGCCCCCCGACTCTCTGTCAGACCAGGAGGGCTACCAGAGCAGCTCTGGAGGCAGCCTGAGCGGCTCAGAATCCCCCACGCTGGATACAACCCGCCGCCTCCCCATCTTCAGCCGCCTCTCCATCTCTGATGACTAGACTGCAAACATCCCCCCAGTGACTTTAAAGTTCGatgacacacagagaacacGGCACTCCCCTCTACCTCTGCACCCTTTCCCCCCAAAGCTTCCCCCCTAAACAACACCGTGTTAGCTCCTTGTTAGCATTGCAAGGATGTAGTCAGTTGAGAGAACTTTCTCTCTCAACTTATTTCACCCCTGTTAATCTGCACagcaagtttttaaaaagtacccTGCCTTGTGTCATAGTGccaaaaaaaggagaggaaattGAACAATGAAAATCATGAGAACAAGaattgactttttttgccaggtgccacttgtttttttttttttttttttttcttctttcttcttcatttattcttgAATGTGTAGCAGCACAAGTGGCCTTGGAAAGGGGAGTGCTATGCACTAGCCCCCAaccaccccctccctctccttcctcctcccacccTCCTCCCTGATGATACCACTTCCCCCGAGCTAGCTAGAGGGTGCTCACTAACGTAACTGTAGATCTACCGCAGCCGTTTTTTACAGACTGagttaagacaaaaaaaaggaaaaaatagacCCTGAAAAGATATgaatagttttttaaaaaggaaagaaaagtgcCTGGGGCGGTTTCTGCATGTGTTTAGGGTGAATGGACTACTGTTTTTGGTTCTTTCTCATttaccccccacccctcccctcccctgtcACAGTTCTCCTCAAGCCCCGTCTTATGTAATTGTGGACTGGGTGAGTCTGCAGGAAGGACTTTGAACTGGAAGTCGGTTATGctcccccaccccaccctcacctccctccctccctcctgagTTTTCTCCTCCTGTTGCTGGTCACTGGCTCTTTATTGGGAAGGAAGTCTTGATATCAAACTGATCATTAAACCTGTAGGACTTTGTCCCGCCTCTCAACCCTGCCCCCCCGCCTTCATCCTTGCTGTTCTGGGGGAATTCCAGCATTCCCATGGTGCAGTTGTACATCCTGCGACACAACGGGATCGGATTTCCAAGctattttactttacttctcCCCCACTTTAGTACCTGCTCTGAGGAGCACTCTGTACTCATtacatccctttttttttttttttttttttttttttttttgcttttctttatttgataattattttttattaatgttattattacgGTTATTATTGTTTGAAAAGACTTTCCAGACAGAAGGTTTTTGCTTGTCACTGCTTATTTAACTTATCAGAACATATTTATTGCTGAtcatatgcatttttttgttaatttttgttttgtatttatctgGATAATGAACaatagaatatattttcttttatgttaaATTATGATCTTCCATATTAATCTAAAGATTGTGAAGACGTTTTTgtcagttttccttttttcacagtttaataTATTGTACTTCAATGACTTTTGTTCTGCAACTACACTTTGTCAAAATGAACcttaatttaaagcaaaaaaaaaatgcaaaaaaagacgTTTTGcgttttgattatttattgtactttttttttcttactcccTCTTATCGGACTGCAATTCCATCTATACTAGACTTGCTTGTATTCATTCCTGACGTTTTCCCCTTCACATCTTACAATAATCTGACAGTAACGGTAGCTAACTGTTATGACATTGATTCACTTGGTCTGTTTTTTGTCTCGGATCTTGTCCCGGATCCGAGGATTAACTCACAGTACTTGGGTTGACGGTAGAATTTAAGGTGTGCTGGGAGACTTCTCACTGGTTTAGGGGAGTCTTCAAGTCAGAGGACTGGATTTTGGTTAAAATGTCTTCTGTCAGTAAAGGTCTTACACCCCGTCTGTTATTACAAGCAATAGCTGTGACCAAATGGGTTGAGGAAagttaattttgttttcattttaattttgattgGATGCTTGATGCACTTGCTTGGCCCCCTCTTGACCATTGGAAGTGCCTCTCTGAATACATTCCAGGTAGCTAAGGCTTCTCTGCCTTTTATATTTGATAAATGGAGGACaattaagtttttgttttaagtcaCTTGTTCCGTGTTTCCTTCACGAGTTTTTGGAAGAGGTGAACAGATTTTGACACAAAGAAAGTAAAACagttgaatgtattttttcagccaatgtttttttcactacAGTAATTTCTGTGAGTTTATATGAAAACCTGTCTCTCCCCCCCCCGTCTTTTGTAAGTATTGATTGCAGTTAAGTCAATAAACCCCGTAttttttgaaaagttaaaaCTGTGTAATGAGTTGTGTCCTTTGGTTGAACTGTGATTCAGACGCTCCTACACCATAATGCAGCTATAGACGCGCTGCACATGCATGATGCTACAAAATCGGTTCAATATTGAGTTCagataatgtctttttttttctaatctgtACAACGAAGATTACATTTCAAATTCTCATCATATACATTTGATCTGGTTACTGATAATTCCTTATAATAGACCTTATTTCGGGTGGCGTTAGAGGAGACTGGTTATTTTGACTTGCGCATAAGACAGGACTTCAGGGAAGTTGTGTCAAAGCTTTACATCAGAGGTTTTCAAACCGAGAGGCACGCCCCATAAATCCACTTTGAAATCATAGAAAAAGGACACTCCCTTTATAACTCGAGAACCTGCCTAAGAATCACCACGAATTGAAAGTTTTCTTCAGTTAAAAGTATTCCAGTGATAGCTGTCTACACATCCATTGGTACATTGCAAACAGGATCTGCTAACTGCTTAGTTGGCAAACTTCTAAGTATGCCACtatgcaaaaatgtaatcaaatataGGCTTAACAAAACAGGGCTCACGTTGTAGCCCAAAGCTCACTGACAGCATGGAAATGTGATTCTTCAATGTCAGACTGCTTTGCATAAAAGgacaaaatgtttacaaatgctctatttaaaaaaggtacaaatgGGGAAATAGAACTAGCTGAGCTTCtctgtaaataaagaagaaCTAAAGGGAGTTTCACTGTGGTGGAAGTTGATTGGTGAACTGCACAGAGGAGCAGTCAGGGGTATTGACCTGGGGATGATCAAACTGAGCCGTTTTGGTTACGCAAAGACCAGGCGCTGCTGTTTTCAGCACAAATATTGATCAGTGGGGGTCTGTAACCGTTACGTTTCcgagaataaaaaagaaagtttgattTGCTGAGGTTATCACCCGATCAATGATCCTAAGGTTACAAGTAAACTGATCGATGCGTGTGTGATGATATTCCTCAGAGTATGGGACAAACAATTCATTCATCAGTCATAGGTTGATAGGTTTATCAAAATATACAGCACAGTACCCCATGTGGTCAATTTGACATAAATACATGTAGATAATCACTATTTTCACCATTAATACAGCAGAGTGGTGTTTGATTTCAGTAACAACTCACACTCATCAACACTGCTTctgctctctctatctctatctctatctctctctctctctctctctctctccggacACTTCCGTCTGTCCATGTTTATATTCTCtcagattgcaaaaaaaaaagagccggAACAGGAACTCCCTTCCCTCCGCACAATGGTGGGTGCTGACCCGTCACAGCTGACCCGTGGAGGCCTCGTTGTTGCTTTATTTCAGAGAACCTGGGCCTGGTGGATTCATGTCTTGTTCCTTTTACTCACTCCTCATTGACCCAACCAACCATCTCTGAACAAGCTGCCTCCCCGCTGAGAGCCTCTCTGCATACCAGCAAGTTAAACAGGGAAATGTTCTTCCAAACATAGATTCTTTTGATAATCACAGTCGATTACTCACTAgtacatattgttttattttgtgtcacaCATTcttttaaatgcagagaaagt contains:
- the zfp36l1a gene encoding LOW QUALITY PROTEIN: mRNA decay activator protein ZFP36L1a (The sequence of the model RefSeq protein was modified relative to this genomic sequence to represent the inferred CDS: deleted 1 base in 1 codon), whose amino-acid sequence is MTTAVVSPFFDFEVMNKNNKLLGYNNNLGSPHPMSGTNVPISSPTGALLDRKAVGSPSVGGVYQRRHSVSSTKFSQNQFLNSLKAGDHSSFISGVGNASNNKENRLRDRSFSETGERLINKCLGPASPTGGSQVNSSRYKTELCRPFEENGSCKYGDKCQFAHGIHELRSLSRHPKYKTELCRTFHTIGFCPYGPRCHFIHNAEERRGPPQQCSPLNSSNKMDRPRLQHSYSFAGFSSSAGLRDSPTSVTPPPMFFPDEVPDWPSSNPFTYSSQELANLFGPSLNAGPLGTEPNTPAPPSPTSTPYYFRPMLESPGVRYSIQPPDSLSDQEGYQSSSGGSLSGSESPTLDTTRRLPIFSRLSISDD